A genomic window from Algoriphagus sp. Y33 includes:
- a CDS encoding SDR family oxidoreductase has translation MRTIVITGASRGIGAATALLAAKSGYAVVVNYLTHKEGAELVANEIERLGSKAFVMQADISKQDEIIQMFSRIDRECGPIHGLVNNAGILEPQMSVESMDSERLTRVMQTNVIGTIVCAKEAVTRMSIKYGGMGGAIVNVSSIAAKTGSPFEYVDYAASKGAIDTFTVGLAKEVAAEGIRVNAVRPGLVYTDIHASGGETDRVERLKSKIPLKRGGEANEVAEAILWLLSSKASFTTGSFIDVSGGL, from the coding sequence CCAGTCGTGGAATCGGAGCAGCAACCGCCTTGCTGGCTGCTAAATCCGGCTATGCGGTTGTTGTGAATTACCTTACCCATAAGGAGGGAGCTGAGTTAGTTGCAAATGAAATTGAACGTTTGGGGTCAAAAGCATTCGTGATGCAGGCAGATATTTCCAAGCAGGATGAGATAATTCAGATGTTTAGTAGGATCGACCGGGAATGCGGGCCCATTCATGGATTGGTAAACAACGCCGGCATACTTGAGCCACAAATGAGCGTGGAGAGTATGGATAGTGAACGTCTTACGCGGGTAATGCAAACCAATGTGATCGGAACGATAGTATGTGCAAAAGAAGCGGTAACCCGTATGTCTATAAAGTATGGAGGTATGGGAGGAGCAATCGTCAATGTTTCTTCAATTGCGGCTAAAACAGGCTCCCCTTTTGAATATGTGGATTATGCCGCTTCCAAGGGAGCTATTGACACTTTTACTGTTGGATTGGCCAAAGAGGTAGCGGCAGAAGGTATTAGGGTGAATGCTGTCCGTCCCGGGTTGGTTTACACTGATATACATGCCTCGGGTGGAGAGACTGATCGGGTAGAACGTTTGAAATCAAAGATTCCGCTCAAGAGAGGCGGGGAAGCGAATGAAGTAGCGGAAGCTATCCTGTGGCTGCTTTCAAGCAAAGCATCATTTACTACGGGAAGTTTTATTGATGTAAGTGGAGGATTATAA
- a CDS encoding DinB family protein, which produces MKEYLKEVFEYNYQINRELDKRFKSYDYQLDDEICRLANHILNAQQVWIDRINQNKPKIKPWDDFPIESFSERNVLLNEEVKKILESRELEEVISYRNLSGVSFESRVLDVLMHVVNHSTYHRGQLAMLMRKMGMEPISSDYIHFKAKKAALSTDQ; this is translated from the coding sequence ATGAAAGAATACTTAAAGGAGGTTTTCGAGTACAATTATCAGATAAACAGGGAATTGGATAAGCGGTTTAAGTCGTATGATTATCAGCTGGACGATGAGATTTGCAGGCTTGCCAACCATATCTTAAATGCCCAGCAAGTCTGGATAGACAGAATCAATCAGAACAAACCGAAGATAAAGCCATGGGATGATTTCCCGATTGAATCCTTTTCAGAGAGAAACGTGCTGCTCAATGAAGAAGTCAAAAAGATACTGGAAAGTAGGGAGCTGGAGGAGGTAATTTCATATAGAAATTTATCCGGAGTTAGCTTTGAAAGCAGAGTCTTGGATGTGCTAATGCATGTGGTCAATCATTCCACCTATCACCGTGGACAGCTTGCCATGCTGATGCGTAAAATGGGAATGGAGCCTATCAGTTCTGATTATATCCATTTCAAGGCGAAGAAGGCTGCATTGAGTACTGATCAATAG
- a CDS encoding AraC family transcriptional regulator, which produces MKPHFHKVPSTSESSFSVRHDKKPNFGTLWHFHPELELHYIIKGEGTQYIGDTVSSFSGGDLILLGENLPHTWRCSEQYFRGDPNEEVEAFVLQFLPTCFGKDFLDLPETQAISALYETAKKGMIIHGKTKEKLAETLYEIVNASSLERIIHLLKILQILGATSEFETISPGYANSHLANVSEMHRLEKIYTYVLAHYREEISLELISSIANLSVSSFSRYFKKMTNKTFFEFLIEIRISNVCRALVDDKLPIEVICYDCGFNNISNFYRHFRKVTGMTPFAYKKQYLP; this is translated from the coding sequence ATGAAGCCGCATTTTCATAAAGTCCCGAGCACTTCTGAAAGCTCTTTCAGTGTAAGACATGATAAAAAGCCAAATTTTGGCACCCTTTGGCATTTTCACCCGGAACTGGAGCTGCATTACATAATCAAGGGAGAAGGAACACAATATATCGGAGATACAGTAAGCAGTTTCTCAGGCGGGGATCTAATCCTACTCGGTGAAAACCTGCCCCATACCTGGCGTTGCTCTGAGCAGTATTTTCGGGGAGATCCCAATGAAGAAGTAGAAGCTTTTGTGCTTCAGTTTTTACCTACCTGTTTTGGAAAAGACTTTCTGGACTTGCCCGAAACCCAGGCTATTTCTGCCCTGTATGAAACTGCCAAAAAAGGAATGATCATCCATGGCAAAACCAAGGAGAAACTTGCTGAGACCTTATACGAAATCGTGAATGCCTCCAGTTTGGAGCGTATCATTCATTTATTGAAAATTCTTCAGATTTTAGGAGCTACTTCAGAATTTGAAACCATCTCGCCGGGCTATGCCAACAGCCACCTTGCCAATGTTTCAGAAATGCACCGACTGGAAAAAATTTATACCTATGTCTTGGCACATTACCGCGAGGAGATCAGTCTGGAGCTGATTTCCTCTATCGCAAATCTGAGCGTCTCCAGCTTTTCCAGATACTTTAAAAAAATGACCAACAAAACCTTTTTCGAATTTCTGATTGAAATACGGATTTCCAATGTGTGCAGGGCGTTGGTAGATGACAAATTGCCCATAGAGGTAATTTGTTATGATTGCGGGTTCAACAATATTTCTAATTTTTACAGGCATTTCAGGAAGGTAACGGGAATGACCCCGTTTGCCTATAAAAAACAATACCTGCCTTAA
- a CDS encoding fucose isomerase: MYETKKILVVASGDLRLDANRVGWAFQEKMEQQLAITLAEFGYGIERGHPYDPVKQHGFIDSQKMGIEVFKNLDPNLPIIVAESVWQYTHHVLPGLMTHKGPILTLANWEGMSSGLVGMLNLNGSLTKAEVDYSTLWSKDFQDDFFKGKLTEWLSTGTIAKDNSHVSTYASLEISDAARKSAEAFALDFAKSKAIMGVFDEGCMGMFNAIVPDRLLHRLGIFKERLSQSALYAEMMDVDQSEAQQVLDWLLGRGMKFNWGSNPEVELTIEQTLEQCKMYIAAVRIADQFGCDTIGIQYQQGLKDLVAASDLAEGLLNNTDRPPVFDNKGRELYAKSLIPHFNEVDECAGIDALITTRLWNQLGLPPETTLHDIRWGEEYRINGQMEFVWVFLISGAAPPAHFIGGYSGASSERQPPMYFKKGGGSLKGISRPGHIVWSRIYIEHDCLKCDLGVGEVVSLPEEETQRRWENTTSEWPIMHAVLPGISKDQMMGRHKANHIQVVYADSKKWAIEAMKSKALVFNSLGIETFVCGELN; the protein is encoded by the coding sequence ATGTACGAGACAAAAAAAATACTGGTAGTGGCCAGTGGTGATCTAAGGTTGGATGCTAACCGCGTCGGTTGGGCATTTCAGGAAAAAATGGAGCAACAACTTGCCATAACTTTGGCGGAATTCGGCTATGGGATTGAGCGGGGACACCCGTATGATCCTGTCAAGCAGCATGGATTTATAGATTCCCAAAAGATGGGAATAGAAGTCTTCAAAAATCTCGACCCTAACCTGCCGATTATAGTCGCAGAAAGTGTCTGGCAATACACACATCATGTTCTTCCGGGATTGATGACTCATAAAGGACCAATTTTAACGCTTGCAAACTGGGAAGGAATGTCTTCCGGTCTGGTAGGGATGTTAAATCTTAACGGATCGCTGACTAAAGCTGAGGTTGACTACAGTACCCTTTGGAGTAAGGATTTTCAGGATGACTTTTTCAAGGGAAAACTAACGGAATGGTTGTCTACGGGAACTATCGCTAAGGACAACTCCCATGTCAGCACTTATGCCTCTCTGGAAATTTCCGATGCCGCGAGAAAGTCGGCAGAAGCTTTCGCCCTGGATTTTGCCAAGAGTAAAGCGATCATGGGAGTGTTTGATGAAGGCTGTATGGGAATGTTCAATGCAATAGTCCCGGATAGGCTGCTCCACCGACTGGGGATATTTAAGGAGCGGTTAAGTCAATCTGCGCTTTACGCGGAAATGATGGATGTAGATCAATCGGAGGCACAGCAAGTTCTCGATTGGCTTCTTGGACGGGGAATGAAATTCAACTGGGGATCCAATCCCGAAGTTGAACTGACTATAGAGCAGACACTGGAGCAGTGCAAAATGTATATCGCTGCCGTGAGAATCGCAGATCAATTTGGGTGTGATACGATTGGTATACAGTACCAGCAGGGATTGAAGGATCTGGTCGCGGCGAGTGATCTTGCCGAAGGACTTCTCAATAATACGGATAGGCCTCCTGTTTTCGACAACAAAGGAAGAGAGCTTTATGCCAAATCACTGATTCCCCATTTTAATGAAGTGGATGAATGTGCCGGTATTGATGCATTGATTACCACCAGACTTTGGAATCAACTGGGACTTCCCCCTGAGACTACCCTGCACGATATCCGCTGGGGAGAAGAATATAGGATCAATGGACAGATGGAATTTGTTTGGGTCTTTTTGATTTCAGGGGCAGCACCTCCAGCCCATTTCATAGGAGGTTACTCCGGAGCAAGTAGCGAGAGGCAGCCTCCCATGTACTTCAAAAAAGGGGGCGGAAGTCTAAAGGGCATCAGCAGACCCGGCCATATCGTGTGGAGCAGGATATATATAGAGCATGACTGCCTAAAGTGTGACCTGGGTGTAGGAGAGGTCGTTTCGCTTCCGGAAGAAGAAACCCAAAGAAGATGGGAAAACACTACTTCTGAATGGCCGATTATGCATGCGGTGCTCCCGGGAATCTCCAAAGATCAAATGATGGGGCGTCACAAAGCCAATCATATACAGGTCGTCTATGCCGACTCTAAGAAATGGGCAATTGAAGCAATGAAGTCAAAAGCCTTGGTTTTTAATTCCTTAGGGATTGAAACCTTCGTGTGTGGAGAGCTCAATTAA
- a CDS encoding TonB-dependent receptor: MNARLPHFRRRSILMLILLLGAFTISNVSYAQQHAVKGKVTTGDDPMGLPGVNVLLKGTAIGAVTDIDGNYLINVPDTGGILVFSMIGFESIEEEIGNRSEINPVMREDIAGLEEVVVVGYGTQVRRNITGSISSADLSGSNDDVTVTEAMVGVPGVQFNETGRPGQVGNILIRGQNSLSGSNSPLIVLDGIIFGGNLNDINPRDVKSMEILKDASSTAIYGSRAANGVILITSKSGTTETPSISLNTYTGVSEWASELKLLSPDRYLQRRLDWRAQSGLAADPNSIENYISSTEAENYRNGNSIDPWREISQQGRSSAIDLNISGRTKAMNYFVSASVSDDKGLIHNDNQKRNTFRVNITSTIKPWLQIGTNTMFSHRDLSGVSASVRDAYRMSPLGTMYYDDGSPTQFPVPDEQAAGNPMRTSLLSDNEEIGENLFSNFFAQIDAPFIEGLSYRVNFSPSYQWSHEYNFVHQDKNVSFNNTSASKLNERQYNWVLENILTYTKSIGEDHNFDLTLLLGRNHVEAETTLASGEQFNVDVLGFNNLGLGEIQRISSSAYAVEMVSYMARLNYQFKNRYLLTLTARKDGSSVFSVNNKYATFPSGSLAWIVTDEGFMSNLDFLDMLKLRASYGAVGNQAIEPYQSLTLSSTQRYVFGDGGSSSLGVVTSTLGNDDLTWETTKTANFAMDFEFFQRRIAGTIEYYNSNTKNLLVRRNIPIMNGYTSILTNVGEVNNRGIELSLSTDNIRKERFNWSTDFTFSHNKNEIVHLFKTDLNGDGREDDNIANSWFIGKPINSYYDYAFDGIYQQGDEDIPAGSQAGFVRVKDLNGDGVITPGDRTVVGSGNIPKYQFGLRNNFTYNNFSLSIFINAMQGWIAPFNLINPLVPGRSLNQLDAGWWTSDNQSNTRPSLVYSNPLQTNWYMSRDFVRLRDVTFSYDFNRAMLDKLKLSGLKIYVTGKNLATLTDWLGTDPENGGSYTSEQGSDNLYPMPKTFLVGLNVSF, encoded by the coding sequence ATGAATGCAAGACTACCTCATTTCAGGAGGCGTTCCATTTTGATGTTGATTTTGCTCCTTGGAGCATTTACCATATCGAACGTCTCTTATGCGCAGCAACACGCCGTAAAAGGGAAAGTGACAACTGGAGATGATCCAATGGGACTACCCGGTGTAAACGTGTTGTTGAAAGGAACGGCCATCGGTGCAGTTACAGATATTGATGGCAACTATTTAATTAATGTCCCTGATACTGGAGGCATTTTGGTCTTTTCAATGATAGGATTTGAATCAATTGAAGAGGAAATCGGAAATAGATCTGAAATCAATCCGGTAATGAGAGAGGATATAGCAGGTCTCGAAGAAGTGGTAGTAGTGGGTTATGGCACCCAAGTCAGAAGAAATATAACCGGATCAATTTCTTCAGCTGATTTATCAGGAAGCAATGACGATGTCACTGTCACCGAGGCTATGGTAGGTGTTCCGGGAGTTCAGTTCAATGAAACAGGAAGACCGGGTCAAGTAGGAAACATTTTGATCCGTGGGCAAAATTCGTTGAGTGGCTCCAATAGTCCTTTGATAGTACTGGATGGTATTATTTTCGGAGGAAATTTAAATGACATTAATCCAAGGGATGTAAAATCGATGGAGATATTAAAGGATGCAAGTTCTACCGCTATCTATGGATCCAGGGCCGCTAATGGCGTGATATTAATCACTTCCAAAAGCGGAACAACAGAGACTCCATCAATTAGCCTAAATACATATACTGGGGTTTCTGAGTGGGCATCAGAACTTAAGCTTTTAAGTCCAGATAGATATTTGCAAAGAAGATTGGATTGGAGAGCGCAGTCCGGACTGGCAGCAGATCCAAATTCCATCGAAAATTACATCTCATCCACAGAGGCTGAAAATTACCGGAACGGCAATTCAATTGATCCCTGGAGGGAAATTTCCCAGCAGGGTAGGTCAAGTGCTATAGATCTCAATATTTCAGGTAGGACCAAAGCCATGAATTACTTTGTGTCTGCATCTGTAAGTGATGATAAGGGATTGATTCATAACGATAATCAAAAGAGAAATACATTCAGGGTAAACATCACCAGTACCATCAAGCCTTGGCTGCAAATTGGCACAAATACGATGTTCTCCCATAGAGATTTATCGGGTGTGAGTGCAAGTGTACGGGATGCCTATAGAATGAGTCCACTCGGGACCATGTATTATGATGATGGTTCCCCGACGCAGTTCCCTGTGCCCGACGAACAGGCAGCGGGTAATCCGATGAGGACTTCTCTTCTTTCCGATAATGAGGAAATAGGTGAAAACCTGTTTAGTAATTTCTTCGCCCAAATCGATGCTCCATTTATAGAAGGATTGTCTTACAGGGTCAATTTCTCTCCCAGTTACCAGTGGAGTCATGAATACAACTTTGTGCATCAGGACAAAAATGTATCATTCAATAATACTTCCGCGAGTAAGTTGAATGAGAGACAGTACAATTGGGTTTTGGAGAATATTTTGACCTATACCAAGAGCATTGGAGAGGATCATAATTTTGATCTGACGTTGCTTCTGGGTAGAAATCACGTAGAAGCGGAAACTACGCTAGCGTCAGGAGAGCAATTTAATGTTGATGTTCTTGGTTTTAATAATCTGGGACTTGGTGAGATTCAGCGTATAAGCTCCTCCGCTTATGCCGTGGAAATGGTGTCCTATATGGCAAGGCTAAATTACCAATTCAAAAACCGCTACCTGTTGACGCTTACCGCCAGAAAGGATGGAAGCTCTGTTTTCTCCGTTAACAATAAATACGCAACGTTCCCGTCAGGATCTCTGGCCTGGATTGTGACAGATGAAGGTTTCATGAGCAACCTTGATTTCTTGGATATGCTGAAGCTAAGAGCTTCCTATGGAGCAGTCGGAAACCAAGCTATCGAACCCTATCAATCGTTGACCTTGTCTTCTACCCAACGATATGTGTTTGGGGATGGGGGAAGCAGCAGTTTAGGTGTGGTCACTTCCACGCTGGGAAATGATGATTTGACATGGGAGACCACCAAAACGGCAAATTTTGCAATGGATTTTGAGTTTTTCCAAAGAAGAATCGCCGGTACAATCGAGTACTACAACAGCAATACGAAAAACTTACTGGTAAGAAGGAATATTCCCATCATGAACGGATACACAAGTATCCTCACCAATGTAGGAGAGGTGAATAATAGAGGGATTGAGCTATCTCTTTCTACAGATAATATTAGAAAAGAGCGATTTAATTGGAGTACTGATTTTACATTCTCCCACAACAAAAATGAAATTGTTCATTTATTCAAAACCGATCTGAATGGAGATGGAAGGGAAGATGATAATATAGCCAATAGCTGGTTTATCGGAAAACCTATTAATTCGTACTATGACTATGCTTTTGATGGTATATATCAGCAGGGAGATGAAGATATTCCTGCAGGATCACAAGCAGGTTTTGTAAGAGTTAAGGACCTGAATGGCGATGGAGTGATCACTCCTGGTGACCGGACTGTGGTTGGTTCAGGCAACATTCCCAAGTACCAATTTGGGCTTAGAAACAATTTCACATACAACAATTTCTCCCTTTCAATTTTTATTAATGCAATGCAGGGATGGATTGCACCCTTTAATCTGATCAACCCACTGGTGCCTGGAAGAAGCTTGAACCAATTGGATGCAGGTTGGTGGACATCTGATAATCAGTCTAATACTAGGCCTTCTCTGGTTTATTCCAATCCCCTTCAGACTAATTGGTATATGAGTAGGGATTTTGTACGGCTTAGAGACGTGACCTTCTCTTATGATTTCAACCGGGCAATGCTGGATAAACTCAAACTGAGTGGATTGAAGATCTACGTTACGGGAAAAAATCTAGCCACGCTCACAGATTGGCTAGGGACAGACCCTGAGAATGGAGGTTCATACACGAGTGAGCAGGGCAGTGATAATCTTTATCCTATGCCGAAAACATTTTTGGTTGGGCTGAATGTCTCATTCTGA